AGCTGTCCGCGTGGCGCGCGCCGGAGGAGCTGACCCCGATCGGCCGCTTCCACCACGCCGCCGAGCAGCGCGTCCGCGACTCCGGCCTGGCGTGGACGTTCCTGCGTCCCAATTTCTACATGCAAAACTTCACGCGCCAGCTCGCCGGCGCGATCCGCCGCACCGACGCGTTCGCACTGCCGGCCAGCACGGCGGCGATCAGTTTCGTCGACACGCGGGACATCGCCGCGGTGGCCGCGCGAGTCCTGGTGGAGCCGCGCCACGAGGGACGCGCGTACGACATCACCGGCCCGGCCGCGCTCACCTATGCGGAGGTCGCCGACGTTTTCTCCGCCACGCTTGGCCGTCGCATCGAGTTCCACGGCCAGACCGACGACGAGGCACGTGCCGCCATGCTCGCCCGTGGAACGCCGGCCGACACGTTGTTGGCTGTTTATCGCGCCTATCGCGACGGTGGCGCCGAACAGGTCAGCACCGTCGTACGCGACCTCACCGGCCGCGACCCGATCAGCTTCGGTCAGTTCGTCCACGACCACCGAGCCG
The nucleotide sequence above comes from Fodinicola acaciae. Encoded proteins:
- a CDS encoding NmrA family NAD(P)-binding protein, whose amino-acid sequence is MTGAGGAVGGALAAELAAAGQRTRLAFHSQRGDGVTIDFARPDTLAPAVDGVESVFLLSVSGPTQADHEGNLVSAAARAGVRRIVKLSAWRAPEELTPIGRFHHAAEQRVRDSGLAWTFLRPNFYMQNFTRQLAGAIRRTDAFALPASTAAISFVDTRDIAAVAARVLVEPRHEGRAYDITGPAALTYAEVADVFSATLGRRIEFHGQTDDEARAAMLARGTPADTLLAVYRAYRDGGAEQVSTVVRDLTGRDPISFGQFVHDHRAVFSR